A stretch of the Stutzerimonas stutzeri genome encodes the following:
- a CDS encoding anti-phage-associated DUF1156 domain-containing protein yields MTPVRLVPFSLKDAPALIESVFPAQKVSFESQQERTSVQSQTLTGLGSYWKGRKPLILVRAIVLASLLPPTGDAQADLAIFEKLMAFDDEGLARRALISNAVSPAEIAARIQLEDPWDYFKATIKRGDVTGGDIRWMRFPLEADAEGISLRWQRSLSDDDKLVIYRKLLATCASYEEKASLGKRPEELDQEWLYGPVWAAVNRHYAHLGVNVKSLPELVEQLGILRYGHRPRVGDTFSGGGSIPFEAARIGCNAFAFDLNPIACMLSWGTSEIIGAPKNRREELSRAQSALAKAVDERITGLGIEHDANGNRAKAYLWCLETRCPETGWMVPLSSTWTVSKTRNAIASLVPDFTNKRFDIEIVTGASKAEMSAAEKGTVQDGNMVYVLGGKTYRTPIKTLRGDFRQAGGVTGNRLRLWQKSDFKPLPDDIFQERLYAIQWISKETLGAGRQDTWFAAPTDADFQREQLAEKLVAESLNKWQAQGLVPDMPIEPGDKTDEPIRTRGWTHWHHMFSPRQILVAALVHEQIQRMPSDVQPALCLSLAKMLDWSSKLCRYGTGAARESITQTFYNQAYNTNYFYGVRSFVTGKNYLFLTDAATSIAGSLIVKNKEAVALQQDAELWITDPPYADAVNYHEIAEFFIAWLRKTPPAPFNEWKWDSRRAMAIKGDGDDFRRGMIDAYSAMAKHMPDNGMQCVMFTHQSTEVWSDMVGIFWAAGLQVVAAWYIATETSTELKKGGYVQGTVTLMLRKRCAGEKVGFKQRILPAVRNEVASQIKQMMHLNDEVEARMGEPVFNDADLQMAGYAAALKVLTAYTRIGETDVTTFALRPRVKGEITVVDEIVQQASEAANSLLVPEGIALDTWQAIDGIQRFYLRMLDMESVGASKLDNYQNFAKAFRVDDYTKVMASMTANGSRLKQVDEFGSRELTGSTEIGPTWLGHLIIAIQQLLAEVEPQSVVKTLMEDLPDYLEVRPKLIDLVRFLENKSRNEAVRSAAEVLVSRMQTQRLDS; encoded by the coding sequence ATGACACCCGTACGGCTGGTGCCTTTTTCTCTGAAGGACGCGCCCGCTCTGATTGAAAGCGTATTCCCAGCACAAAAGGTGTCTTTTGAGTCACAGCAAGAGCGAACCTCGGTGCAGAGTCAAACGCTTACCGGGTTGGGTTCTTACTGGAAAGGCCGCAAGCCTCTAATCTTGGTGCGTGCCATCGTGCTGGCCAGCTTGCTGCCACCCACCGGAGACGCTCAGGCAGATCTTGCGATCTTTGAAAAACTGATGGCTTTTGACGACGAAGGCTTAGCGCGGCGTGCGCTGATCAGCAATGCCGTATCACCTGCCGAGATTGCAGCGCGTATCCAGCTCGAAGACCCGTGGGATTACTTCAAGGCCACGATCAAGCGGGGTGATGTCACAGGTGGAGATATTCGTTGGATGCGTTTCCCGCTTGAGGCGGATGCAGAGGGTATTTCTCTGCGTTGGCAGCGCAGTCTGAGTGACGACGATAAGCTAGTGATCTATCGCAAATTGCTGGCTACCTGCGCCAGCTACGAGGAAAAGGCTAGTCTGGGCAAACGTCCGGAAGAGTTGGATCAGGAATGGCTTTATGGCCCCGTCTGGGCGGCGGTCAATCGCCACTACGCCCATTTGGGTGTGAATGTAAAATCCTTGCCTGAGCTGGTGGAGCAGCTGGGTATTCTCCGCTACGGGCATCGCCCGCGCGTGGGGGATACATTCTCGGGTGGGGGATCCATTCCATTCGAAGCTGCGCGAATCGGTTGCAACGCCTTTGCCTTCGACCTCAACCCGATCGCTTGCATGTTGAGCTGGGGAACATCAGAAATCATTGGTGCACCCAAAAACAGACGAGAGGAATTATCACGTGCCCAATCTGCCCTGGCGAAGGCCGTCGATGAACGCATCACCGGGCTGGGTATCGAACATGATGCCAATGGGAATCGCGCTAAGGCATACCTCTGGTGTTTAGAAACACGCTGCCCAGAAACCGGTTGGATGGTGCCCCTGTCCTCAACCTGGACAGTCTCAAAGACACGTAATGCTATTGCCAGTTTAGTACCCGACTTCACAAACAAGCGTTTTGATATCGAAATAGTCACTGGCGCATCTAAGGCAGAGATGAGCGCCGCCGAAAAAGGCACGGTGCAAGATGGCAACATGGTTTATGTACTGGGTGGCAAAACCTACCGTACGCCCATCAAAACCTTGCGCGGCGACTTCCGACAAGCTGGCGGTGTGACTGGTAACCGCCTTCGCCTCTGGCAGAAATCCGACTTCAAGCCCCTCCCGGACGACATTTTTCAGGAGCGCCTCTACGCGATTCAGTGGATCAGCAAGGAAACGTTGGGTGCTGGCCGTCAGGACACTTGGTTTGCCGCCCCAACCGACGCAGACTTTCAACGTGAGCAGCTCGCGGAGAAGCTTGTCGCTGAAAGTTTGAACAAATGGCAAGCGCAAGGCCTAGTTCCAGACATGCCCATCGAGCCGGGGGACAAGACTGACGAGCCAATTCGGACACGCGGCTGGACCCATTGGCATCACATGTTCAGTCCTCGCCAGATTCTGGTGGCAGCCTTGGTGCATGAGCAAATTCAGCGGATGCCTTCCGATGTGCAACCAGCACTGTGCTTGTCCTTAGCGAAGATGTTGGATTGGTCTAGTAAGCTTTGCCGTTATGGCACCGGGGCAGCGCGTGAATCGATTACGCAGACTTTCTACAATCAAGCCTACAACACTAACTATTTCTATGGCGTCCGCTCGTTTGTAACGGGTAAGAACTACCTGTTCCTTACCGATGCGGCAACTAGCATTGCGGGTAGTCTGATCGTTAAGAACAAGGAGGCTGTTGCTCTTCAGCAGGATGCCGAGCTATGGATCACCGACCCACCCTATGCGGATGCTGTGAACTATCACGAAATTGCGGAGTTTTTTATTGCATGGCTGCGCAAGACCCCTCCGGCTCCTTTCAATGAGTGGAAGTGGGATTCCCGCCGCGCAATGGCGATTAAAGGCGATGGTGACGATTTCCGACGAGGAATGATCGACGCCTATTCGGCCATGGCCAAACATATGCCGGATAACGGTATGCAGTGTGTGATGTTTACTCATCAAAGCACTGAAGTGTGGTCAGACATGGTTGGTATTTTCTGGGCGGCAGGGCTCCAGGTTGTGGCCGCCTGGTACATTGCCACCGAAACCAGTACTGAGCTCAAGAAGGGGGGATACGTACAGGGTACCGTGACGCTTATGCTTCGTAAGCGATGTGCTGGCGAAAAAGTCGGCTTCAAGCAGCGCATTCTTCCTGCTGTTCGCAATGAAGTAGCGAGCCAGATCAAGCAAATGATGCACCTCAACGATGAGGTGGAAGCCCGAATGGGTGAGCCTGTTTTCAATGATGCCGACCTGCAGATGGCCGGCTACGCCGCAGCACTTAAAGTCCTGACCGCCTACACCAGGATCGGTGAGACCGATGTCACCACCTTCGCCTTGCGGCCCCGCGTCAAAGGCGAGATCACCGTGGTGGATGAAATCGTCCAGCAAGCCTCCGAGGCAGCCAACAGCTTATTGGTGCCTGAAGGGATAGCGCTGGACACCTGGCAAGCCATTGATGGTATTCAGCGCTTCTACTTGCGCATGCTGGATATGGAGTCGGTCGGTGCTTCAAAACTGGACAACTACCAGAACTTTGCCAAGGCCTTCCGCGTGGATGACTACACAAAAGTCATGGCCAGCATGACGGCCAATGGCTCGCGGTTGAAGCAAGTTGATGAGTTCGGTTCGCGTGAGTTAACCGGCAGCACGGAAATTGGCCCAACATGGCTGGGCCATCTGATCATCGCTATTCAGCAGCTGTTAGCTGAGGTCGAACCGCAATCAGTGGTTAAAACACTGATGGAGGATCTGCCTGACTACCTCGAAGTCCGTCCAAAGCTGATCGATCTGGTTCGCTTCTTGGAAAACAAGTCCCGCAATGAAGCTGTGCGTTCGGCTGCTGAGGTGCTTGTTTCTCGGATGCAAACGCAGCGGTTGGATTCCTGA
- a CDS encoding anti-phage-associated DUF3780 domain-containing protein translates to MANAVRKEDSGMARSPSKTISGAKKTKAPERPTIGFGVPATTDPHHFMVEVPKSSTGAVRIIESLGLQAQDQQTSIIERVVIERSRWTAIRSEVQRAFNVRLKEHNLRVSAWKVGDNPVDRLLGKELCVLAWAVEDMAPEKIPVAVRNWLALRPEERWWLFGMTAMTTGGVHDSNKGWRLALRHALGDVAQTELFKPQAVKSREPDTERPTLGLFD, encoded by the coding sequence ATGGCCAACGCAGTACGTAAAGAGGATTCAGGCATGGCTCGTTCCCCGAGTAAAACTATAAGTGGAGCCAAAAAAACCAAGGCACCTGAGCGCCCGACCATCGGTTTTGGTGTGCCCGCCACTACAGACCCTCATCACTTTATGGTGGAGGTGCCCAAGAGCTCGACTGGCGCAGTTCGCATCATCGAAAGCCTTGGGCTGCAGGCTCAGGATCAGCAAACCAGCATCATCGAGCGCGTTGTGATTGAGCGCTCGCGCTGGACTGCGATTCGCAGTGAAGTTCAGCGCGCTTTCAATGTGCGCCTGAAGGAGCACAACCTGCGTGTCAGCGCGTGGAAGGTGGGCGATAACCCCGTGGATCGCCTGCTTGGCAAAGAGCTTTGCGTACTGGCCTGGGCGGTTGAAGACATGGCTCCTGAGAAGATTCCCGTTGCAGTACGCAACTGGCTGGCCTTGCGCCCTGAAGAGCGCTGGTGGCTGTTCGGCATGACCGCCATGACCACAGGCGGTGTGCATGACAGTAACAAGGGTTGGCGACTGGCTCTCCGACATGCATTGGGCGACGTAGCGCAGACAGAACTATTCAAGCCACAAGCTGTGAAATCCCGCGAACCAGATACTGAGCGTCCAACGTTGGGCCTGTTCGATTAA
- a CDS encoding anti-phage-associated DUF499 domain-containing protein, whose translation MLKTVKQACTFNPIIRDYRMSEGIENLSALISDEGDGREFFARNYITSGMEQLFREGMLRLDGKSDQAVFELTQAMGGGKTHMMIALGLLAKHPHLRSEVLSPDLAKRIEIGEVRVAAFNGRNNPENYIWGEIATQLGEDEAIKPYWVNGPRAVDLAGWKKIIGDKPTLIMLDELPPYLENASTTVIGSGTLATVSTYTLSCLMSAALELPRCCIVIANLSGSYVAQTKVIAEAISNLQQEASRQASTITPVQLAGNEIYEILKKRLILELPDESLINVVAEEYAQRIKAAADGGYIVATSLEQVAQQIRETYPFHPSFKHLVALFKENEGFRQTRGLMQFAARLLKSVDDRETDDVFLVGAQHLRLNDDAVREEVGRIANSLRPAMAHDIADDGQSIAEEIDANLGSDAAQQVGALLLASSFSRAVGGRIGLTEAEIIEFLAAPNRKSDEFKTALEKLREQAWYLHREEERFFIKETENLSRQIERNARDIPQPKIDQALINKLTAVLQPVSKAAYQDVQVLPRLDDLKLSGPRVLIVVRPDGKLPPSELANFFEYQQEKNNFMVLSGQDSYLADTVEDRLRDLYAIESICKRLKDGDSLFEEARDRLEDAQQRFNKALSGTYNRIYFPAIDEMTGNAQLMQATIDSGLNMGQGTNSAEHQIEQLLAHPRANYKLILNLLEEPGTYWSMAEEDLWPAKDRKTPWKDVLMRAKSNPIWAWMPGASGMETLKAEALKQGRWRQGTDGYIEKGPFPAEKTAVNVTVHAANEATGETTLALIPRNAGQSPVVYYAPTAKVSASDPKVDDLDAFTTDAATLYFLAVDSEGKHETGEPQRWVAELRVRHQVQAIADKRMVTLACMPAGDMRYTLDGSNPKDGELYGDPFEVSTQAARLMVYACSGEATRTIDFPIPAANDKQVQIDDAKPARLAENKKVSLDSTEKVFGVLNSFKSSPATFKGVRIQIGGGENTVSINFVEREVTAAVIEAAINGLRKALGNEQETVTVQIRSGAAFENGFAAKEFAKLSGVELRPGDVIQEE comes from the coding sequence ATGCTCAAGACAGTCAAGCAGGCATGCACATTCAACCCAATCATTCGCGACTACCGGATGAGCGAAGGGATCGAAAACCTTTCTGCCCTTATCTCTGATGAGGGTGATGGTCGTGAGTTCTTTGCACGAAACTACATCACCTCGGGCATGGAACAGCTGTTTCGCGAGGGCATGCTGCGTCTGGATGGCAAATCAGATCAGGCAGTTTTCGAGCTGACCCAGGCAATGGGTGGCGGTAAAACGCACATGATGATTGCTCTCGGCTTACTGGCCAAACACCCGCACCTGCGCAGTGAAGTGCTGTCGCCCGATCTTGCTAAGCGGATCGAAATCGGTGAGGTGCGAGTAGCTGCATTTAATGGTCGTAACAACCCTGAGAATTACATCTGGGGCGAGATTGCAACCCAGCTTGGTGAAGATGAAGCCATCAAGCCCTACTGGGTCAATGGACCTCGCGCGGTCGACCTAGCTGGCTGGAAGAAAATCATCGGGGACAAGCCGACGCTTATCATGCTCGATGAGTTGCCGCCCTATCTTGAAAACGCGAGCACAACTGTCATCGGCAGCGGCACCCTGGCAACGGTGAGTACCTACACGCTCAGCTGCCTGATGAGCGCTGCCTTGGAGCTACCACGTTGCTGCATTGTGATTGCCAACCTATCTGGCAGCTATGTGGCTCAGACCAAGGTAATTGCCGAGGCAATATCTAATCTCCAGCAAGAGGCCAGTCGACAAGCCAGCACCATCACCCCCGTACAGTTGGCGGGTAACGAGATCTACGAGATCTTGAAGAAGCGACTGATCCTTGAACTCCCCGACGAGTCGCTGATTAACGTTGTTGCTGAGGAATATGCCCAGCGCATCAAGGCAGCTGCCGATGGTGGTTACATTGTTGCGACCAGTCTGGAGCAGGTCGCCCAGCAGATCAGGGAAACCTACCCCTTCCACCCCTCCTTTAAGCATCTGGTTGCCTTGTTTAAGGAGAACGAGGGCTTCCGGCAGACACGAGGTCTTATGCAGTTTGCTGCGCGTCTGCTCAAGAGCGTCGATGACCGCGAAACCGATGATGTATTCCTGGTTGGGGCACAGCACCTGCGCCTGAACGACGATGCCGTACGCGAGGAGGTCGGCCGTATCGCCAACTCGCTTCGCCCGGCCATGGCCCACGATATTGCCGACGATGGTCAATCCATCGCAGAAGAAATCGATGCCAACCTGGGCAGCGATGCCGCCCAGCAAGTCGGTGCGCTGCTGCTAGCGTCCTCATTCTCTCGGGCAGTAGGTGGTCGAATCGGCCTGACTGAGGCGGAGATCATCGAGTTCCTAGCTGCACCTAACCGTAAGTCCGATGAGTTCAAGACCGCTCTGGAGAAACTGCGTGAGCAGGCGTGGTATCTGCATCGCGAAGAAGAGCGTTTCTTCATTAAGGAAACAGAAAACCTCTCCCGCCAGATTGAGCGAAATGCTCGCGATATCCCTCAGCCGAAAATCGATCAGGCACTGATCAACAAACTCACGGCTGTGTTGCAGCCGGTTAGCAAGGCTGCCTACCAAGATGTCCAAGTGCTACCGCGACTGGACGATTTAAAGCTGAGTGGGCCCCGTGTTCTGATTGTGGTGCGTCCCGACGGCAAGTTACCGCCGAGCGAACTGGCCAATTTCTTCGAGTATCAGCAAGAGAAGAACAATTTTATGGTGCTGTCCGGTCAGGACAGCTACCTCGCCGATACCGTCGAAGATCGTCTGCGTGACCTGTATGCAATTGAGTCCATCTGCAAACGGTTGAAGGACGGTGACAGCCTCTTCGAAGAGGCACGTGATCGCCTAGAAGATGCCCAGCAGCGCTTTAACAAAGCGCTTTCTGGCACCTACAACCGGATCTACTTTCCAGCCATCGACGAGATGACCGGCAATGCCCAACTCATGCAAGCCACAATTGATAGTGGCCTGAATATGGGGCAAGGCACCAACTCTGCCGAGCACCAGATTGAGCAGCTTCTGGCTCACCCTCGTGCCAATTACAAACTGATCCTTAATTTGTTGGAAGAGCCGGGCACCTACTGGTCGATGGCGGAAGAGGATCTTTGGCCTGCGAAAGACCGCAAAACACCATGGAAAGATGTGTTGATGCGTGCCAAGAGCAATCCGATTTGGGCCTGGATGCCCGGTGCAAGTGGCATGGAGACCCTCAAGGCAGAAGCCCTAAAGCAAGGTCGCTGGCGACAAGGGACTGACGGCTACATCGAGAAAGGGCCGTTCCCGGCAGAAAAAACTGCAGTGAACGTGACAGTGCATGCCGCTAATGAAGCGACGGGCGAAACCACTTTGGCCCTGATCCCCCGCAATGCCGGTCAGAGCCCAGTGGTTTACTACGCACCTACTGCCAAGGTCAGTGCCAGCGACCCTAAGGTCGACGACCTGGATGCCTTTACTACCGACGCGGCAACCCTGTACTTCCTGGCCGTGGACAGCGAAGGTAAACATGAAACAGGCGAGCCGCAGCGCTGGGTGGCGGAGCTTCGTGTGCGTCATCAGGTCCAGGCCATCGCCGACAAGCGCATGGTTACTCTCGCCTGCATGCCTGCGGGCGATATGCGTTATACCCTGGATGGCTCTAACCCTAAGGATGGAGAGCTTTATGGCGATCCATTCGAGGTTAGTACGCAGGCTGCCCGCCTCATGGTTTATGCCTGCTCAGGTGAGGCTACTCGAACTATCGACTTCCCGATCCCAGCTGCCAACGATAAGCAGGTTCAAATCGACGATGCCAAGCCGGCAAGGTTGGCCGAGAACAAGAAGGTATCGCTCGACAGTACCGAAAAGGTGTTTGGCGTACTCAATAGTTTCAAAAGCTCGCCTGCCACCTTCAAGGGGGTACGTATCCAGATTGGGGGCGGTGAGAACACCGTCAGTATCAACTTTGTTGAGCGCGAGGTTACTGCAGCAGTGATCGAGGCAGCGATTAACGGTTTGCGTAAGGCACTAGGGAATGAGCAAGAAACCGTTACCGTGCAGATTCGAAGCGGAGCAGCCTTCGAGAATGGCTTCGCTGCCAAAGAGTTCGCCAAGCTCAGTGGTGTTGAGCTGCGTCCTGGTGATGTGATTCAGGAGGAATGA
- a CDS encoding E2 domain-associated cysteine-rich protein — translation MTSSPQTATLDLPIRLVDGRTLPYKLHLRQDGEWVDVRENTPHNLPGFCPERHINSDGTFCLFYAGANPLPVLDEPSACAWLETIYKYLKLQERARTLRRWPNGSAWAHGDAARHQLRAQKAASAINDEIANALAVNQLELKRRKSKGRPILDVFSGTAFFFSVWEKPQRVINQKRRCFCGLYGRRLPKRIRRCHDHAKQATELAFALRDWEEAERQYWDSMRGKPCCGSCDSCPLSS, via the coding sequence GTGACATCCTCCCCGCAGACAGCAACGCTTGACCTTCCGATTCGGCTGGTCGACGGAAGAACACTTCCCTACAAGTTGCATTTACGCCAAGACGGTGAGTGGGTAGACGTACGCGAAAACACGCCACATAACTTGCCAGGCTTTTGCCCCGAACGGCACATCAATTCTGACGGTACGTTCTGCCTGTTTTACGCAGGCGCCAATCCGCTTCCTGTCTTAGATGAACCGTCCGCCTGTGCCTGGCTTGAGACAATCTACAAATATCTAAAGCTTCAAGAGCGCGCTCGCACTCTGCGCAGATGGCCGAATGGTTCCGCGTGGGCACACGGCGACGCAGCTAGACATCAACTGCGAGCGCAGAAGGCTGCGAGCGCAATCAATGACGAGATCGCAAACGCTCTTGCGGTAAATCAGCTAGAGCTCAAGCGCAGAAAGTCCAAGGGGCGACCTATCTTAGATGTGTTTTCCGGCACAGCGTTTTTTTTCAGCGTGTGGGAAAAGCCCCAGCGGGTAATCAACCAAAAAAGGCGCTGCTTCTGCGGCCTGTATGGACGCCGCCTTCCCAAACGAATTCGGCGCTGTCATGACCATGCAAAGCAGGCTACCGAACTAGCTTTCGCATTGCGCGACTGGGAGGAGGCTGAGCGGCAATATTGGGACTCCATGCGCGGCAAGCCTTGCTGTGGCTCCTGCGATAGCTGTCCACTAAGCTCATAG
- the pycC gene encoding Pycsar phage resistance system uridylate cyclase PycC, with product MSKSWNYDRAAKHIDQKIADVEEITIKDYVRDMSLESIPTSTAYRVDGVHMYADIMNLEDMLNITAVEGTDCHKRTLRFLDQHYRAVKRILNKVDARRVDFHSQRLHSLFTKPYNTESGAETKRVQRAVATAQLIIDVLSETGDDDEQIPAAKVRIGIDTGLALAVNNGRSGYREPLFLGDPANHAAKLASNNKARGIYLTNNARKAIGLADSDAPEKSALTAAEIQACQDAAKLDVTTDEIVEEWREDLKKNPIGGYQFSRQTPPLRDMDIYSLTPANSKRQEMVSLYADIDGFTAYVADHINVKTDDVVRTLHVIRSELERVVTSDFEGRRVRFIGDCVQALSCDGTAHTTDEEKSVSEATRLAGALRSSFNLAIERLQAEGIETGDLGLAIGFDLGPIAVTRLGAKGNRVRCAIGRSVIESEKRQCACSGVETAIGQAAYDAASKAVQNLFGKSRKTSHLDYNEATEALADDGDSSAKQARSEAYAGSAAIIRADERQVQPHSRKKVDGSR from the coding sequence ATGAGCAAGAGTTGGAACTATGATCGCGCTGCAAAACACATCGACCAGAAGATCGCTGATGTTGAGGAAATCACCATCAAGGATTACGTGCGCGACATGTCTTTGGAATCGATTCCAACTAGTACCGCGTACCGCGTGGATGGGGTCCACATGTATGCGGACATCATGAATCTCGAGGACATGCTGAACATCACTGCGGTCGAGGGCACAGACTGCCACAAGCGCACGCTGCGTTTCCTTGACCAGCACTACCGGGCAGTCAAGCGGATTCTCAACAAGGTTGATGCACGCCGCGTAGACTTCCACAGTCAGCGGCTGCACTCCCTTTTCACCAAGCCGTACAACACTGAGTCTGGCGCCGAGACCAAGCGCGTTCAACGCGCCGTTGCAACCGCACAATTAATCATTGATGTGCTTTCAGAGACCGGCGACGACGATGAGCAAATCCCAGCAGCCAAGGTTCGAATTGGCATCGATACCGGCCTAGCTCTTGCCGTAAACAATGGCCGCAGCGGGTACCGCGAACCATTGTTTCTGGGTGATCCTGCAAACCATGCCGCGAAACTGGCCAGCAATAACAAGGCCAGGGGTATCTATCTGACTAACAATGCTCGTAAGGCCATCGGCCTTGCGGATAGCGATGCGCCGGAAAAATCGGCCCTGACCGCGGCCGAGATCCAGGCATGTCAGGACGCGGCCAAGCTGGACGTCACGACCGACGAGATCGTCGAGGAGTGGCGTGAGGATCTGAAAAAGAACCCCATTGGCGGTTACCAGTTTTCCCGCCAAACCCCACCTCTGCGTGATATGGACATTTACTCGCTGACTCCGGCCAACTCGAAGCGGCAGGAGATGGTAAGTCTGTACGCCGATATCGATGGCTTCACAGCCTACGTGGCCGACCACATCAACGTGAAGACCGACGATGTCGTGCGGACATTGCATGTCATCCGCTCCGAGCTGGAGCGGGTCGTGACCTCCGACTTCGAAGGGCGCCGCGTGCGCTTCATCGGAGACTGCGTGCAGGCCTTATCCTGTGACGGCACCGCGCACACTACTGACGAAGAGAAATCGGTATCAGAGGCCACACGGCTGGCAGGCGCACTGCGCAGCAGCTTCAACCTCGCGATTGAGCGGTTGCAAGCCGAAGGCATTGAAACCGGCGACCTCGGTCTCGCGATTGGCTTCGATCTGGGCCCGATAGCCGTCACGCGCCTGGGCGCAAAGGGGAATAGAGTTAGGTGCGCTATCGGGCGTAGCGTGATCGAGTCTGAGAAACGCCAATGCGCGTGTTCAGGGGTGGAAACCGCGATCGGGCAAGCAGCTTACGACGCAGCATCGAAAGCTGTGCAGAACCTGTTTGGGAAGAGTCGTAAGACGTCGCATCTGGACTACAACGAAGCCACCGAAGCCCTAGCAGATGATGGGGACTCATCAGCCAAGCAAGCTCGCTCGGAAGCCTACGCGGGTTCCGCCGCGATCATTCGCGCGGATGAGCGTCAGGTGCAGCCCCATTCCCGCAAGAAAGTAGACGGCAGCCGTTGA
- the pycTIR gene encoding Pycsar phage resistance system effector protein PycTIR: MTTGKLIDRFEGPSGRAVLEEVLLEQKLVLGSQDLARRLAEVGTLEEIVKDAVLITEDAEDSEVYFIITGHFLVKVHDREVATRGGGDHVGEMAALVPTAKRSATVLATEPSIVLKVSAADFKSTADAYPSVWRQVTRQLIDRLHQRNDMVLPAHQSSHVFIICSVEALPIARAIENNLEHDKFFVKTWTQGVFCASQYAIESLEEQLDECDFAIAIAQPDDSVTMRDETKNTPRDNVIFELGLFVGRLGRARTFLLEPRGDEVHLPSDLKGLTTIGYRPTKNEDQLPSSLSPACNQLRTIFNKLGPK, translated from the coding sequence ATGACTACTGGGAAGTTGATCGATCGCTTTGAAGGGCCGTCAGGCCGCGCTGTTCTTGAGGAAGTACTGCTTGAACAGAAGCTGGTACTCGGAAGTCAAGACCTAGCACGCCGCCTCGCAGAGGTAGGAACGCTGGAGGAGATCGTTAAAGATGCGGTGCTAATTACCGAAGACGCGGAGGACTCCGAGGTTTACTTCATCATCACGGGGCATTTCCTAGTGAAGGTTCATGATCGAGAAGTTGCAACTCGAGGGGGCGGCGACCACGTCGGAGAGATGGCTGCTCTGGTCCCAACAGCGAAACGCTCTGCCACTGTACTGGCCACCGAGCCCTCGATTGTATTAAAGGTCAGCGCGGCAGACTTCAAGTCCACTGCGGACGCGTATCCCTCGGTTTGGCGACAGGTCACTCGGCAACTGATCGATCGGTTACACCAGCGAAACGACATGGTGCTCCCTGCCCATCAGTCATCCCACGTATTCATCATTTGCTCGGTCGAGGCACTCCCTATTGCCCGGGCAATCGAGAATAACCTTGAGCACGACAAGTTCTTCGTAAAGACGTGGACTCAAGGCGTTTTCTGCGCGTCGCAGTACGCCATTGAAAGCCTCGAAGAGCAGCTGGACGAGTGCGATTTTGCCATTGCAATCGCGCAGCCGGACGACTCCGTCACAATGCGCGATGAAACCAAGAATACGCCGCGCGACAACGTCATTTTCGAGCTTGGCCTGTTCGTAGGACGACTTGGCAGGGCAAGAACCTTCCTTCTTGAGCCTAGGGGCGACGAGGTCCATCTGCCGTCAGATCTGAAAGGGCTGACAACAATCGGATATCGCCCAACGAAAAATGAAGACCAGCTACCCTCCAGCCTATCCCCAGCTTGCAATCAGCTACGCACCATTTTCAACAAGCTAGGACCGAAGTAA